A single genomic interval of Candidatus Dormiibacterota bacterium harbors:
- a CDS encoding ATP-binding protein: MQTQRLTILTTLQAAAGGITAISIAVLYQIRPQFLQDSPASVVIAGLGAAALIYYFSLHQLLKRKAQVLSAIIISLISALNILFITVTTGGIDSPYFSLWLLAIVVAGFFGSGATLLALGATLAYFGYDFALHNFNAEYIVGHLGPLLIILATGAIAEWLHMAMRGHALQKEHLGTLSGKLTEAELKSEALMNSVGEGVLVVNHDRQIQYFNPSAVKITGWDGGSAQNIDYRLVLSLHDQEGKKVEDKNDPFLQCWREKKNIVRDELIMETKGGKKIAVWISLSPIYDQLKRITGGIALFRDISAEKEVERQRNEFISTASHEMRTPVAAIEGYLSLANNPNVATVDKRAKEFLDKAYLATRHLGELFRDLLSVTKLEDRGSMEHIEPLNLTQLVTEVVDDMQFSARRKAVDLSFAAVGESVSGKKAVLPVFVVSGSPQRLREVVMNLIENALKFAPKGKVKVTIGGNSDAVTVSVADTGIGIAPEDIPHLFQKYYRIDNSATRTIGGTGLGLYLCRTIIEMLGGHIGIESKLGEGTTIRFTLPRISSSALPKSTRSIPAPAPAPKPTKAKVIDLAKK, translated from the coding sequence TTGCAGACACAGAGGCTTACAATCTTAACCACTCTGCAGGCGGCGGCGGGCGGCATAACGGCAATCTCAATAGCGGTTCTCTACCAAATCCGGCCCCAATTCCTGCAAGATTCACCTGCTAGTGTAGTAATAGCGGGGTTAGGTGCTGCGGCGCTTATTTACTACTTCAGCCTGCACCAGCTGCTTAAGCGAAAAGCGCAGGTGCTCTCGGCCATTATTATAAGCCTGATTTCGGCCCTAAATATTCTATTTATCACCGTAACCACCGGCGGGATAGATTCACCGTACTTTTCACTCTGGTTGTTGGCAATCGTAGTAGCCGGCTTTTTCGGCAGCGGGGCAACCTTACTAGCGCTAGGTGCAACACTCGCGTATTTCGGCTACGATTTTGCCCTGCACAATTTTAATGCCGAATATATAGTAGGCCATTTGGGTCCTCTTCTAATCATCTTGGCAACCGGAGCCATTGCCGAGTGGCTGCATATGGCTATGCGCGGGCACGCCTTGCAAAAAGAGCATTTAGGCACATTGAGCGGCAAGTTAACAGAGGCTGAGCTGAAATCAGAAGCTTTAATGAACAGCGTGGGTGAGGGGGTGCTGGTGGTAAACCACGATCGGCAGATACAATACTTCAACCCTTCAGCCGTCAAAATTACCGGCTGGGACGGCGGCTCGGCCCAGAACATCGATTACCGGCTGGTGCTAAGCCTGCATGACCAGGAAGGCAAAAAGGTAGAGGACAAAAACGATCCGTTTCTGCAATGCTGGCGAGAGAAGAAGAATATTGTACGCGACGAGCTAATAATGGAAACCAAGGGTGGTAAAAAAATTGCAGTATGGATCTCGCTTTCGCCGATTTACGACCAGCTTAAAAGAATTACCGGCGGCATTGCTCTCTTCCGCGATATCAGCGCCGAAAAGGAAGTAGAGCGCCAGCGCAACGAATTTATTTCTACCGCCTCGCATGAAATGCGCACCCCCGTAGCAGCCATAGAGGGCTACCTTTCGCTGGCTAATAATCCCAATGTGGCAACGGTAGACAAGCGGGCCAAGGAGTTTTTAGACAAAGCTTATTTGGCTACTAGGCACCTGGGCGAGCTGTTCCGCGACTTGCTATCTGTTACAAAGCTAGAAGACAGAGGTAGCATGGAGCACATTGAACCGCTCAATTTAACCCAGTTGGTAACCGAAGTCGTAGACGATATGCAGTTTAGCGCCAGAAGAAAGGCAGTCGATCTCTCGTTTGCGGCAGTTGGCGAAAGCGTCAGCGGCAAAAAGGCCGTACTGCCAGTATTTGTCGTAAGTGGCAGCCCGCAGCGCCTGCGCGAAGTGGTTATGAATTTAATAGAAAACGCCCTCAAGTTCGCACCCAAGGGCAAAGTAAAAGTAACGATTGGCGGTAATAGCGATGCCGTAACGGTCAGTGTCGCAGATACCGGCATCGGTATAGCACCAGAAGACATTCCGCATCTGTTCCAGAAATACTACCGCATAGATAATTCCGCCACCCGCACCATTGGCGGCACCGGCCTGGGTCTCTACCTCTGTCGCACTATTATAGAAATGCTAGGTGGGCATATTGGCATAGAAAGTAAATTGGGCGAAGGCACCACTATACGTTTCACCCTGCCCCGCATTAGCAG